A DNA window from Pseudarthrobacter sp. W1I19 contains the following coding sequences:
- a CDS encoding acyl-CoA carboxylase subunit epsilon: MVEAAKAPAAPLLSVVKGQPTAEELAALTAVVLSLGGGEPAPENKPSVRHWVRRQQLRLDPTPGPGAWKRSRG, from the coding sequence ATGGTTGAGGCTGCCAAGGCACCCGCCGCACCGCTGCTGTCTGTTGTTAAGGGCCAGCCAACGGCCGAGGAACTGGCTGCACTGACCGCCGTCGTCCTTTCCCTGGGCGGCGGCGAACCGGCGCCCGAAAACAAGCCGTCCGTTCGGCACTGGGTGCGCCGCCAGCAGCTGCGGTTGGACCCCACGCCCGGACCCGGGGCCTGGAAGCGCAGCCGCGGCTGA
- a CDS encoding DUF885 domain-containing protein: MTTDTAPAARPKTRIDAVADNYTDTLIRLNPSFATTLGVPGHETEYQDFSPAGIAEFAEAARHTLEELEGLEPEDDVDAVTLDAMRERLGLQLLIHASGWEYADLNNIASPAQDIRAIFDLMPTETEQHWQHIAGRAANVPAAIAGYTESLRQARDSGRVAAARQVKIVIEQVTKYAAEDGFFAKLAAEASTAAGPLPAAIQEELDAGAAAARSAYAGLADFLRRELLPAAPEKDAVGRSRYALASRSFLGASVDLEETYAWGVEELDRLIAEQERVAHSIKAGATIDEAKEILNNDPARQLKGKEALREWMQELSDKAVAELAGVHFDIPDVMKKLECLIAPTDEGGIYYTGPSDDFSRPGRMWWSVPAGEDTFTTWAETTTVFHEGVPGHHLQVATATYRRELLNKWRRNVCWTSGHGEGWALYAEKLMQELGYLNDPGDHMGMLDMQRMRAARVVFDIGVHLELPVPERWGTGTWTPEKGYDFLKQNLPISEGQLNFEFTRYLGWPGQAPSYKVGQRLWEQIRAELEARPGFDLKEFHTRALNIGSVGLDTLRRALL, from the coding sequence GTGACTACAGACACCGCACCAGCCGCCCGCCCGAAAACCCGCATCGACGCCGTCGCGGACAACTATACGGACACACTCATCAGGCTCAATCCGTCGTTCGCCACCACCCTCGGCGTACCCGGACACGAAACGGAATACCAGGACTTCTCCCCCGCCGGCATCGCGGAATTCGCCGAGGCTGCCCGCCATACCCTGGAAGAACTTGAGGGGCTGGAGCCCGAGGACGACGTAGACGCCGTCACCCTCGACGCCATGCGGGAGCGGTTGGGCCTGCAGCTGCTGATCCACGCGTCGGGCTGGGAGTACGCGGACCTGAACAACATCGCTTCCCCGGCCCAGGACATCCGCGCCATCTTCGACCTGATGCCGACGGAAACGGAACAGCACTGGCAGCACATCGCCGGCCGCGCAGCCAATGTTCCCGCGGCCATCGCCGGCTACACGGAGTCGCTCCGGCAGGCCCGGGACTCCGGCCGGGTGGCCGCCGCGCGCCAGGTCAAGATCGTCATCGAGCAGGTCACCAAATACGCGGCGGAGGACGGCTTCTTCGCCAAGCTGGCCGCGGAAGCATCCACTGCCGCCGGCCCCCTGCCTGCCGCCATCCAGGAAGAGCTCGACGCCGGTGCTGCCGCGGCCCGGAGCGCCTACGCAGGGTTGGCGGACTTCCTCCGCCGGGAACTGCTGCCCGCCGCGCCCGAGAAGGACGCCGTGGGAAGGTCCCGCTACGCGCTAGCCTCACGTTCCTTCCTGGGTGCCAGCGTGGACCTGGAGGAAACTTACGCATGGGGCGTGGAAGAGCTGGACCGCCTGATCGCCGAGCAGGAACGGGTGGCCCACAGCATCAAAGCCGGCGCCACCATCGACGAAGCCAAGGAAATCCTCAACAACGATCCCGCCCGCCAGCTGAAGGGCAAGGAGGCCCTGCGGGAGTGGATGCAGGAACTCTCCGACAAGGCCGTGGCAGAGCTCGCCGGCGTCCACTTCGACATCCCGGACGTGATGAAGAAACTCGAGTGCCTCATCGCCCCCACCGATGAGGGCGGGATCTACTACACCGGCCCGTCGGACGACTTCAGCCGCCCCGGCCGGATGTGGTGGTCCGTCCCCGCAGGCGAGGATACCTTCACCACCTGGGCCGAAACCACCACCGTTTTCCACGAAGGCGTCCCCGGCCACCACCTCCAGGTGGCCACTGCAACCTACCGCCGGGAACTGCTGAACAAATGGCGCCGGAACGTCTGCTGGACCTCCGGCCATGGCGAAGGCTGGGCACTTTACGCCGAGAAACTGATGCAGGAGCTTGGCTACCTCAATGATCCCGGCGACCACATGGGCATGCTGGACATGCAGCGCATGCGGGCCGCCCGCGTGGTGTTCGACATCGGCGTCCACCTCGAACTTCCGGTCCCTGAACGCTGGGGCACCGGCACCTGGACACCCGAGAAGGGCTACGACTTCCTGAAGCAGAACCTGCCCATCAGCGAAGGCCAGCTCAACTTCGAGTTCACCCGCTACCTCGGCTGGCCAGGGCAGGCACCGTCCTACAAAGTGGGCCAGCGCCTCTGGGAACAGATCCGCGCCGAACTCGAAGCACGCCCGGGATTCGACCTCAAAGAGTTCCACACCCGCGCCCTCAACATCGGCTCTGTAGGACTGGACACGCTTCGGCGGGCCCTGCTCTGA
- a CDS encoding SDR family oxidoreductase — translation MILVVGATGDLGSRVTGRLRVQGLPVRCLVRSGTNDAWLRQIGAEAVRGDLTAPASLRAACEGIDTVIATATAIGRRLAGANSLTLGEIDEKGMLSLVEGAETAGVHRFVYLSFTGVEAPIGTPLEHAKLAVEKRLGTSSMQSVIVRSDAFQEVHLGPMGRFDIAGGKAAIIGKGNSKRRWVATEDVAALLCAVALEPAPPALIEFGGPEPLTKNEAVAIAQDLTHHRMKVQRMPRPVARILVRLLKRRNDALASAFGAGLHQDLYEATWDDTPLRQRGIHPKTATDFLREQVNQLPQQM, via the coding sequence ATGATTCTCGTTGTCGGTGCCACAGGTGACCTCGGCAGTCGTGTGACGGGTCGGCTGCGTGTGCAGGGACTGCCGGTCCGCTGCCTGGTGAGGTCCGGCACGAATGACGCCTGGTTGCGACAGATCGGGGCGGAGGCCGTACGGGGCGACCTTACGGCACCTGCCAGCCTCCGGGCCGCATGCGAGGGCATCGATACCGTGATCGCGACCGCGACGGCGATCGGTCGGCGCCTGGCCGGGGCCAACTCCTTAACCCTCGGGGAGATAGACGAGAAGGGCATGCTCTCACTGGTCGAGGGCGCCGAGACGGCCGGCGTGCATCGCTTCGTCTATCTTTCCTTCACCGGTGTTGAGGCTCCCATTGGTACACCGCTGGAACACGCCAAGCTTGCAGTCGAGAAACGCCTCGGCACCTCCTCCATGCAGTCCGTGATCGTCCGATCAGACGCCTTCCAGGAAGTCCACCTGGGCCCGATGGGACGCTTTGACATTGCCGGCGGAAAGGCGGCCATCATCGGCAAAGGCAACTCAAAGAGGCGCTGGGTGGCCACGGAGGATGTCGCCGCCCTGCTTTGCGCGGTGGCACTAGAGCCGGCCCCGCCTGCACTGATTGAGTTCGGCGGCCCGGAGCCTTTGACAAAGAACGAGGCCGTCGCGATCGCTCAAGACCTCACTCACCACAGGATGAAGGTGCAGCGGATGCCCCGTCCCGTAGCCCGTATTCTGGTGCGCTTGCTCAAGCGCCGGAACGACGCGCTGGCCTCCGCCTTTGGCGCCGGGCTGCACCAGGACCTTTACGAAGCCACCTGGGATGATACCCCGCTGCGCCAGCGGGGTATCCACCCGAAGACAGCCACGGACTTTCTCCGCGAGCAGGTAAACCAGCTGCCGCAACAGATGTAG